A window of Pectobacterium carotovorum genomic DNA:
TGGTTAGGCGATGATTTTGTCCAACGTAATACGCTGGTAGCGGGCGTTGCCCTCGGCTTCGCGCTGATCCCGCTGATTTTTTCGCTAGCGGAAGATGCGCTGTTCAGCGTACCAGCTCGCTTAAGTCAGGGATCGTTGGCGCTGGGAGCGACGGCGTGGCAAACCCTGTGGCGCGTTGTGCTGCCGTCCGCCAGCGCTGGGATTTTCGCCGCGCTGATGCTGAGTTTTGGCCGCGCCGTGGGGGAAACCATGATTGTGCTCATGGCGACGGGCAACACGCCGATTATGGATGAAGGCCTGCTTCAGGGGCTGCGTTCGCTGGCGGCGAATATCGCTATTGAAATGCCGGAAGCGGTGACGAACAGCGGTCACTATCGGGTGCTGTTCTTAACGGCATTAACGCTGTTTGTTTTCACGTTCATCGTGAATACGCTGGCTGAAACTATCCGGCAGCGCTTACGTCAACGCTACCGTGATGAAGGAGAAAACGCGTGAAGCGCTGGTTCCGTTCGGGAAGGCCCTGGGTGTGGCTGACCGCATCGTCAATTTCTATTAGCCTGCTGGCGATGCTGGCAATCATCGTGCTGCTGGCGGGGCAGGGTATGCGCTATCTGTGGCCGCAGCCCGTTTGGTTGCTGACGTTGCAGCCGGAACAAGGTGCGCAGCGTGCGCTGATAGGGGAAATTTATGCGGAGCAGACGCTTTCGTCCCAGCAGTTGGAACAGGCCGGTTTGTCCTCTTCGCCCGGGGACGCTGAAACCCGCTATTTGATCAAAATTGGTCGGCGTGAAATCTATGGGCAGAGTTTCCGCTCGCTGCTGTCGCGCGATATTGTCCGCTTTGATAAACCTGCCGATATTCTGGTGTTGAAGCGGACGAACAATGGCACGGCCTATGGCTATCTGGCTGGCATGCTGGAGGGCGAGCAGCCGCTGGTGGCGACGGATCTCCCTGCAACGTTGAAGCATCGCATCGAGCAGGTGCAGGGGTTGCTGGCGAAGGCGCAGGCCATCCGCATGGGAGAGATGGCGAAGATTAACCAGCAGTTTGAAACGCTGCGGCTGGAAGAGAAAAAGCGGCAGCAGGCCAAGACGCTGGATAATCAGACGGTAGCCCGTCTTCAGGCTGAGCGCATTGAACTGCAACGCCGCTTTGATGAGCTGTCGCGCCAGCTAACCTCACTCAATCTGGACATTAATCGCGATACCGTGCAGTTGCGGGATGCAAACGGCAGCGTTCATCTTATCCCGCTCAGGGACATTGAACAGGCCTGGTTCCCTAATGCGATGAACCTGTGGGAAAAAGTCAGCCACTGGGGCGAGCAGGCGAAATTCATGCTGGTACACTATTCGCCGGACAGCAACAGCGCAGGCCACCTTTTCCCCGCCATTTTTGGCACGGTGCTGATGGTGGTGCTGATGTCTATTGTCGTGATGCCGTTGGGCGTGATCGCCGCGGTTTATCTGCATGAGTACGCGGGGAAAAACAGCTTAACGCGCTGGGTGCGGATTGCCGTGGTCAATCTGGCCGGGGTGCCGTCCATTGTGTACGGCGTGTTCGGGTTAGGCTTTTTTGTTTATCTTATCGGCGGCACGCTGGACCAACTATTCTATTCTGAAGCGCTGCCGAATCCGACGTTTGGTACGCCAGGGCTGCTGTGGGCGTCACTGACGCTGGCACTGCTGACGCTACCCGTGGTGATTGTGGCGACGGAGGAAGGGCTGTCGCGCATCCCAATGTCTGTGCGCCACGGTTCACTGGCGTTGGGGGCTACCAAAGCCGAAACGCTGTGGCATGTTGTGCTGCCGATGGCGGTTCCCGCGATGATGACCGGTTTAATCCTCGCTGTGGCGCGTGCCGCGGGGGAAACCGCGCCGCTGATGTTGGTCGGCGTGGTGAAGTCGGTGCCGGTTTTACCGGTTGATGACATTTTCCCTTATCTGCATCTTGAGCGAAAATTTATGCATCTGGGATTCCAAATCTACGATCTGGCGTTCCAAAGCCCAGACGTCGAAGCGGCAAGACCACTGGTGTACATCACCGCACTGCTGCTGGTGTTGATTGTTGTTGGATTGAACCTTGCAGCGATTGGGATTCGCCATGTTCTGCGTGAGAAATACCGTTCGTTATCACTCTGAAAGTAGGATGAAGTTATGGGATTTATGACACAAAAGGAGATGGCACTGCTGCCTGATGTTCATCAACTGAGTGATGAGCAGACGACGTTAACCGTGGAACATCTGAATCTTTACTATGGCGATAAGCAGGCACTGAACGATATTTCGATTCGTATTCCGAAGAATCAGGTGACAGCGCTGATTGGCCCGTCAGGCTGTGGCAAATCCACGCTGTTACGCTGCTTTAATCGTATGAACGATCTGGTGGACGACTGCCGTACCGAAGGTGATATCAGGCTGAATGGGATGCTTATCAACGACCCGCAGCTGGATGTTGCTACGTTGCGCCGTCGGGTAGGTATGGTTTTTCAACGACCGAATCCGTTTCCCAAGTCGATCTATGAAAACGTGATTTATGGCCTGAGATTACAGGGGCTACGCGATCGCCGATTTCTGGATGATGCCGTTGAGCGTGCGCTACGTGCAGCGGCGCTTTGGCATGAGGTAAAGGATCGGTTGAGCGACAACGCGTTGACGCTATCCAGCGGACAGCAGCAGCGTTTGGTGATCGCCCGGGCGATCGCCATTGAGCCGGAAGTGTTGTTGCTGGACGAACCGACCTCCGCGCTTGATCCGATTTCGACGCTAATTGTTGAAGAGTTGATGGGAACGCTAAAGCAGCATTTCACGCTGGTGCTGGTGACGCACAACATGCAGCAGGCAGCTCGCGTGTCGGATTACACCGCGTTTATCAATCAGGGTAAACTGATCGAGTACAATCGTACGGACGATCTGTTTACCTCTCCGACGCAGCGGCGCACAGAGGATTATATTACCGGGCGCTTTGGTTAGAACCGTAATTAAATAGTAGAATACAATATAATTTCCATGCGTATGATTTCGTTATGAATGATAATGATATTGCGAATATTTTTAAAATTTTTATAAAAATAAATAATTGGGTAATTATTTTATTTTTAATTTAAATGTTTTTGTTTTTTTTTGTGATTTTTTACTGAAAAAAATAACATTTTGATTCATAGTTTACATGCAGCGATTGGCTGTATTTAAATGGAATTACTCAGGATGAGAAAGAAAATATATATTGGAGTTGCATTCAGTATGTTGGTTAGTGCGATGTTTCCGGCTTATTCTCAGGATCTGGAAGAGCCAGTAGCGGAGGTAATTACAGCATTCGACTCTCCCCTTGTGGAGAATCCAACATCTGCAAATGAATCCTCTTCTCAGGACTATAAGCCTCTTCGTGCGCCAGCGCCTGCATTGAGTTCTGTCTATGTCTATGCTGTGGCATCAACGCAAAATGGCGGAGCCTGGGAATATATTGGCCCAAATAAGCTTGCGACAACTCAGGATCATGGTGGAGCACAACTGCGAATTGCAGTGCTGGAAGTGGGTTATGGTAATAACCGCTTTGGCTGGGTGAATGGTACGCAAAAGAGTCCCTATCAGGTTAATGGCGTCTGCGTCGTTGGCGGCAATTATACTGAGTCATGCCCTGTTGGCTCGACTTATGTGGGATGGATGGCTTATTTCAATGGCGATGGCATGCAGTCAGGCCCTTTCCGCTATCAATCTACTTCGACTAACGCACCTTTTAGAACGCTTAGCACGTCACTGAATATTCGATAACACCGTATTCTCAGCAGGTTCTCACAAAAGAGAACCTGCTTTTCATCAAGCCTTCACGCTAATCGGCGTGTAACTAAGTTGTGCTAGTTTATCTAATACTGATTTTTGTTGTTCTGCATGTAAGTGTTCGCCGCGTGATAGCGAACCACTTATCCCATTTTTTAGCATGTGGATAAAATTGATTTTCCGATTGGGGTCGGTGAAAGAGACATCGTCAACAGGAGGATGCAAAATGAGCAGTGCCGCCATACCGATTTCCAGACTTTCCTCAAATGACATATCGCCGGAGGCGGTGAGCTCTTTTGTCGCATCAATCGCTTCCTGTGGCGTCATATTGGAAAAATCATAACGCTTGCTTGACTGAATCGTTGAAGGGGGATTAGTCGTAGTGGAAACTGAATGGAGGTTTGGCTTTGATGTGTCGCCACTGAGTGAAAACGCATTTTCCGCAGATTCCTTACGGTTCACCGAGGGGACTGAGTAGTTGATATTATTAAGGCTCGTGATGCTCATTATGGAAGTTCCTTTCCTATGGGACTGAGGTTCAATAGTAGAGAATCAGCGTACGGTGCAATCGTACGAATATGGAATAAAGTTTACCTTAATTTATGTGTTTTTATTTATCATTCGCACTCAAAAATTCATATTGTTATTTTTATTATATAAATCAATTGGTTAATTTTTTAGCGATTTGTTAATGGTTTTAATTATTCAATTAAGTAATGTTTTGAACTAAAAATAATCAGTACTAATAGTGAGATACCTTGGTCCCTTTGTGAGCGTATATCGACCATAAAAAAATTATGGGTACCGTTCATCAATTATCCGTGCCATTTGAAGAATTGATGATAAAATGCGCGCAAATTTTCTGATTCTGGCAAGTGGCGGGTAAGATGAAATTCAGTACCATGAACGAAGGCGAAATTATTACCGAGCTGTGCCGGAGAATAAAAGACTCCAGAATCCAGCAGCGTCTATCGCAAGTCGATCTTGCTGAACGGGCGGGGCTGGGAATCGCGACAATCAAGCGTGCGGAAATGGGCGAATCTATTACGCTCAGCAGCCTGCTCTCCATTCTGCGCGGATTAAACCGTTTGCATCAGATTGAAGGCGTGCTCTTCGATGCGGAAGTGGAATCCTTCCATGCGCAGATCAGCGGTGAGAAAAAGCAGACGCCGCTGCGTATCAGAAAGAAAGCCGCCACGTTTCCTGCCAAAGCGCTTACCAAGCATGAAAATATCAAAAAGCCTGCTAACAGTACCGTGGACTGGTATATCGCAGCGGCTGAAAACAATATTGTCTGGTCGCTGCCTGAAAGCGATAAAAAATAAAGGGCCAATGCGAAACCATACGCATGAACCCAGATTGTCGCGTTAAGCCACTTGGCATTTAACGCGACAAGGCAAGTTTATCTCCCACCACGATCCCCTGGGGATATCATTCGCACAGCACGACTTTAATCGCCAATCCCCCGCGAGACGTTTCACGGTACTTGGCGTTCATGTCTTTGCCAGTTTCATACATGGTTTCAATGACCTTATCCAGCGATACACGTGGCTCGCTGGTGCGGCGCATTGCCATTCTTGCGGCGTTGATCGCCTTCACGGAGGCGATGGCGTTGCGTTCAATGCACGGTACCTGAACCTGACCTGCCACTGGGTCGCACGTCAGCCCCAGATTATGTTCCATACCGATTTCCGCCGCGATGCAGACTTGTTCAGGATTCGCGCCGAGTAGCTCAGCCAGACCGGCTGCGGCCATCGAACAGGCCACGCCGACTTCTCCCTGACAGCCCACTTCTGCACCGGAAATAGAGGCGTTCATTTTGTAGAGCATGCCGATAGCACCGGAAGCCAGGAAGTAGCGCAGGTAAGATTCTGGGGTGACGGGTTGAACGTAGCGGTTGTAATAGGCCAGTACGGCAGGAATAATGCCGCACGCGCCGTTAGTTGGTGCGGTAACGACGCGTCCACCAGCCGCATTTTCTTCCGATACGGCCATCGCAAACATGTTCACCCAGTCCATCGCATCCATCGGGTCGCTTGAAAAACGATCGTTAATGAACAGCAAACGATGCAGCGCCGATGCTCGACGGGGTACGCGCAATGGGCCGGGTAATACGCCTTCGGTACTCATACCGCGATGCATACAGTCCTGCATGGTTTTCCACACATCGGCAAAATAGTGATCAAGCGCTTCCCGCCCATGCATCGCAATCTCGTTTTTTAGTACGATGGCGGATAGAGACAGGCAGTGATCGTGACAGTGTTGCAGCAACTTCTGGGCAGAAAAGAACGGATAGGGCGCGCTTTCCTCTGCCAGATTGGGTTTGCCGAAGTTTTCCTGATCGACGACGAATCCGCCCCCGATGGAGTAATACGTTTTGCTATAAACCAGCTCTTGTTGATTGTAAGCGCGAATGGTCATGCCGTTTTCATGCAGCGGCAGGTTCTCTGGCTGGAAACGCAGAGAAGATTCTAAAGGGAAGCTAACCTCATACTGACCGTTGAGCATCGGTAGCCGCTGAGAGTCTTTCACCTGCTGAATAAAGGCAGGGATGCTATCGATGTTTACGCTATCTGGCAGGTTACCTGCTAGCCCCATAATGATGGCGATATCGGTGTGGTGCCCTTTGCCCGTAAGGGAAAGTGAGCCGTAAATATCCACCACGATGCGTGTTACCGATGAGATAAGCGCGTGGTTTACCAGATCGTCGGTGAACATTTTACCCGCTTTCATTGGGCCGACAGTATGAGAACTGGACGGGCCGATACCGATTTTGAAGATATCAAATACGCTGACCATAGCGATTTCCTTAAAAAAAACGCCGATCGTTAAACAACGTGCCGGCGTTAAATTAGGGTGGAGGGCTTACAGCAGATCGCGCAGGCTGTAAACAATGGCTGAAATAGCGATCAGTCCCATCAGGGTGACAAAGACGTTGCTGAAGTGGCCGCTGTATTTCTTCATTGCTGGAACTTTCTGGATGGCGTACATCGGCATCAGGAACAGCAGGCACGCGATAATCGGGCCGCCCAATGTTTCGATCATACCCAGAATGCTTGGGTTCAGCGTCGCTACAATCCAGGTGGTGATCAGCATGAACAGCGCAGTGATGCGGTTCAATTTGGTGTTGGAAATGGTTTTGCCTCTGCTGCGCAGGGATTTCACGATCATACCGTTAAAGCCTTCGCCCGCCCCCAGATAGTGACCCAGAAACGATTTAGAGATCGCGATAGTGGCAATAACTGGTGCCAGATAGCCCATGACCGGGTTGTTAAAGTGGTTCGCCAGATAGGACAGAATAGAAATGTTCTGTGTTTTTGCTTCCATCAGCTCAGCCGGAGACAGGCTCAGTACGCAGCTGAAGACGAAAAACATAACGGTCAGCACCATCATGATGTGGCTGTAGGACAGAATGCGTGAGCATTTTTTCTCTGCGTCATCGCCATATTCTTTCCGTTTGGCAACGGCAAAGGAGGAGATGATCGGCGAGTGATTGAAAGAGAAAACCATCACCGGAATCGCCAGCCATAATGTTGCCAACAGCCCGTTGCCCGTGACGCTGGAACTCAGAGAAATGTTTTCAAAAACAGAGGTATTCCAGTTCGGAATTAAATAAAGTGCCAGCAGCATCAGCACAGCAACAAATGGATAAACCAGAACACTCATTGCCTTAACAATCATCGCTTCACCGAAGCGAACAATAAACATCAATCCGAGGATCAATATCAATGACAGCAAGGCTCGTGGCGGAGAAGGCAAATGCAATTGGTGAGTAATAAAGCTATCTACCGTATTGGTGATGGCGACGCTATAAACTAATAGGATCGGGTAAATAGCGAAAAAATAAAGTAAAGTGATTAATTTACCCGCACCAACGCCGAAATGTTCTTCAACAACTTCGGTAATATCTTCACCACCGTTCTTACCGGATAATACAAAACGGCATAACGCACGGTGAGAATAATATGTCATTGGAAAG
This region includes:
- a CDS encoding HAAAP family serine/threonine permease — translated: MSTIQDSKQVLEQASGWRKSDTVWMLGLYGTAIGAGVLFLPINAGIGGLIPLIIMALIAFPMTYYSHRALCRFVLSGKNGGEDITEVVEEHFGVGAGKLITLLYFFAIYPILLVYSVAITNTVDSFITHQLHLPSPPRALLSLILILGLMFIVRFGEAMIVKAMSVLVYPFVAVLMLLALYLIPNWNTSVFENISLSSSVTGNGLLATLWLAIPVMVFSFNHSPIISSFAVAKRKEYGDDAEKKCSRILSYSHIMMVLTVMFFVFSCVLSLSPAELMEAKTQNISILSYLANHFNNPVMGYLAPVIATIAISKSFLGHYLGAGEGFNGMIVKSLRSRGKTISNTKLNRITALFMLITTWIVATLNPSILGMIETLGGPIIACLLFLMPMYAIQKVPAMKKYSGHFSNVFVTLMGLIAISAIVYSLRDLL
- the pstB gene encoding phosphate ABC transporter ATP-binding protein, yielding MGFMTQKEMALLPDVHQLSDEQTTLTVEHLNLYYGDKQALNDISIRIPKNQVTALIGPSGCGKSTLLRCFNRMNDLVDDCRTEGDIRLNGMLINDPQLDVATLRRRVGMVFQRPNPFPKSIYENVIYGLRLQGLRDRRFLDDAVERALRAAALWHEVKDRLSDNALTLSSGQQQRLVIARAIAIEPEVLLLDEPTSALDPISTLIVEELMGTLKQHFTLVLVTHNMQQAARVSDYTAFINQGKLIEYNRTDDLFTSPTQRRTEDYITGRFG
- a CDS encoding L-serine ammonia-lyase, encoding MVSVFDIFKIGIGPSSSHTVGPMKAGKMFTDDLVNHALISSVTRIVVDIYGSLSLTGKGHHTDIAIIMGLAGNLPDSVNIDSIPAFIQQVKDSQRLPMLNGQYEVSFPLESSLRFQPENLPLHENGMTIRAYNQQELVYSKTYYSIGGGFVVDQENFGKPNLAEESAPYPFFSAQKLLQHCHDHCLSLSAIVLKNEIAMHGREALDHYFADVWKTMQDCMHRGMSTEGVLPGPLRVPRRASALHRLLFINDRFSSDPMDAMDWVNMFAMAVSEENAAGGRVVTAPTNGACGIIPAVLAYYNRYVQPVTPESYLRYFLASGAIGMLYKMNASISGAEVGCQGEVGVACSMAAAGLAELLGANPEQVCIAAEIGMEHNLGLTCDPVAGQVQVPCIERNAIASVKAINAARMAMRRTSEPRVSLDKVIETMYETGKDMNAKYRETSRGGLAIKVVLCE
- a CDS encoding helix-turn-helix transcriptional regulator, coding for MKFSTMNEGEIITELCRRIKDSRIQQRLSQVDLAERAGLGIATIKRAEMGESITLSSLLSILRGLNRLHQIEGVLFDAEVESFHAQISGEKKQTPLRIRKKAATFPAKALTKHENIKKPANSTVDWYIAAAENNIVWSLPESDKK
- a CDS encoding YolA family protein — its product is MRKKIYIGVAFSMLVSAMFPAYSQDLEEPVAEVITAFDSPLVENPTSANESSSQDYKPLRAPAPALSSVYVYAVASTQNGGAWEYIGPNKLATTQDHGGAQLRIAVLEVGYGNNRFGWVNGTQKSPYQVNGVCVVGGNYTESCPVGSTYVGWMAYFNGDGMQSGPFRYQSTSTNAPFRTLSTSLNIR
- the pstA gene encoding phosphate ABC transporter permease PstA, with amino-acid sequence MKRWFRSGRPWVWLTASSISISLLAMLAIIVLLAGQGMRYLWPQPVWLLTLQPEQGAQRALIGEIYAEQTLSSQQLEQAGLSSSPGDAETRYLIKIGRREIYGQSFRSLLSRDIVRFDKPADILVLKRTNNGTAYGYLAGMLEGEQPLVATDLPATLKHRIEQVQGLLAKAQAIRMGEMAKINQQFETLRLEEKKRQQAKTLDNQTVARLQAERIELQRRFDELSRQLTSLNLDINRDTVQLRDANGSVHLIPLRDIEQAWFPNAMNLWEKVSHWGEQAKFMLVHYSPDSNSAGHLFPAIFGTVLMVVLMSIVVMPLGVIAAVYLHEYAGKNSLTRWVRIAVVNLAGVPSIVYGVFGLGFFVYLIGGTLDQLFYSEALPNPTFGTPGLLWASLTLALLTLPVVIVATEEGLSRIPMSVRHGSLALGATKAETLWHVVLPMAVPAMMTGLILAVARAAGETAPLMLVGVVKSVPVLPVDDIFPYLHLERKFMHLGFQIYDLAFQSPDVEAARPLVYITALLLVLIVVGLNLAAIGIRHVLREKYRSLSL